In Lactuca sativa cultivar Salinas chromosome 5, Lsat_Salinas_v11, whole genome shotgun sequence, the DNA window GGATTGTGAGGGAAGAATAGgagaaagagaagaagagaaACCAAGAGAGTGACGCGCTTGAGTGTAAAAAGGTTTTTTTTCCTGTTTGGACTAAGGAAAAGATTATTAAATAGGAGATAGAATTCTTGAGTGTTTTCTAGTTGGAACCAGTGGCTTCTTTTGACATTGATAACACGAGGGATTCTCAGTTTGACTTGCCTATAACGAGGAAGGCGTTCAAATTTCATTATTTTGATTCCACCGCTGAGGTACCTTCGCCTCATCCTCAGACTGATCGGGAGCTTACTGATTTCTATTTGAGGTTCGTTCAACCTCAGTACTTGACGTGGACTGCACAAAAGATCACATCTGTCAAAGTGCTGAAGCCGACACCTGCAGGGAAATTTGTCAATGTTCAATTCAGAGTTACTTGAGGTTCAAACAACTCAGTCTCTATCATTTCCCTTCCAGATCTCccaaacttaaatcctcatgattggattttgTTGAACAACATTTTGCTTACAAATGCGACGGAGTACGAACTGATCCTGAATCATTTGAAGAGGATGTTGGGGTCATATATTTATGAAGTGGCCAAGATGGATTAGGAGATTGCCATTGTCATGAACAAGAAACCGATTATGAAGCCAACTACGAAACCGGGAGATGTGAATAAAATGACTATGGGTGAAATTGATCCTACACATCTAACGGTTATGTTTACAAGAGCCAAACATAGCAAATTTTTGTTTGTTCTTGCAGACAAGCATATGTTCTCGACTGACTGCTTGGAGCACATCATCAACATCATACAATGGTGCAAGAAGAAAGTGAGATCGATAAGAAGAACTTCACGGACATGCTTCAGTTGTATATTACGTTTCGTCATACTCTTCTGGCCATCATAACGAAGCTGTTCAAGACTGTTAAGAAGTCTTCTGTTGCTCAACCGAACTGAGCTTTCGGTTCCatggacgcaaagggggagatagtaagataaagatgttgcgtcatgggcttatTTTGTATTAATCGGAttggcctgtccatccgtgtttTATTAgggttatgtaatatatatagaTTGCATGCATGAATGCATTAGATACGTCGTCGATTCTATTTATTCTAAATATTTTTTGTAGccctaaaacacctctacagtcgaagttcttcatcgagctcttctggggtGTTTGAGTTTAATCATTAAGCATTGTTTGAGTCATTCTTGTGTTTGTTCTTATCATTTTATTTACTGCTTAGAGTATATCGATCCTACTAAAATTTTAATCTATCAGGGGCAATGACATTGCTCACCTTATCCTTTACGTGGATGACATTGTCTTAACAACCTCCtataaaacttttaaaatgaGTCTCATCCTTTCTCTAAAATAAGAATTTATATAATGCTCAACTTTTCAAGGTGTTTATttatttgatttatgttgtaaATATTTCTTTTTAGACCTTAGAGTTCATGGACTTTCTTCATTTTGGGCCTTTAGGGGGTGTCGCACGCTGGGCGTACCGCCTTATGTACACTGAGCGTACTAGTTGTTTATGGGCGCGGATGCCATGAATATATGCGCTGCATACTGAAGCATACGTGTCCAGACCCAAAACCCCAAATTTTAGGTttgagcactatataaagaacgttaTGTCTTAAGGACCAACTTCCCCCTCATCTTTAAGCAGCTCCTACGAAACCCTAATTTGTATATTGTGTGTTCTTGTGCTTAGAAGGCCCCTTGAGTgcattcttggtgttttgatccaCTTTTCCAAGGAAGTAAAGGTTAAAGCAAGGTGGTGATTCAAAGGAGAAAGTGTAGCTCCAAGTTGGTTGCTTCATTTCAGGCTTTTGTAAGGTATAAACTCTTGAACATGCCTTATGAATACTTAGATCTCTTGTGTTGAGTTtgtggacctttttggtcccaaggatgaTGCTTTATTATTCAAGGTCGTTTCCTAAGCTTAGGGATGCCACCCTTGGTGTTATAAAGTAATAAACCACTTAACTTGCAATATTTACGGGCTCTAGAGGGTTTCATCATCCAAAGATCCGGATGTCTGTCTTTGTGTCTTttcagatgtgtgtgtgtgtgtgtatatatatatatatatatatatatatgtgtgtgtgtgtgtgtgtgtatgtttatgtatccatatgtatttatgtatgtatgtatgtatgggtGTATGTATGTTTGTACGGACATAAACATTCATACACAGATAGGTATATACAAACACACATGTATATATAAAATCTTATTTTACAAATTTGTATAACATTAAGCTAGGTTAGAGACCTGTGTATTACATGGGTttgtaaattaaaaaatcaaactaCATTGATATaataagaaaattttaaaattcaataCTAAACTTTGGTGATATATAGAAAATATTAAAGTTTATAAAACTATAATGGTGAATAGGTATGAAGTATGGCTTTCAATGTGGAATGTTATTGTACTTTAATAAATGAGgctttaaagtacaatgctaaaatAGTGTAAAATGGAAGTATAATGTTGAAATTTTAATCATTTATTTCCATATAATGTATAATTGATATTacaaatacatatttataaactTAAGAATAAGAGTATAAAGATGTATTGTGGAAGAAAGATGGGAGGAGAAGCAACTTCGATGCTTGAAATCAAAATCGTGAGTATCTAAAATCATGTGAGTCAAAAGAATAAGAACAATGATATTTACAGAATAAATTGACTATAGAAAAAAGTTGATATCAAATTAATTGGGATCCTAATCATTAAATAGAATGATTATAGACTATATTAATGGTAAGATatcaatttcaaaattaatagctaagtttcattttttataaattatcGGTTGATATGGATTAAACATGGATTATCTGTATTTAATTTTGAATGAAgctaaaattctttttttttaaattaaaaatgaatatATATTTCTTTTGATGATTTATAGACTACATTAAATGAAAATGTCTATTagctattttatttatttaatgtcAAACCCTATAAAAAAAGATGTAAATAAGGAAATAATTTTTTGAGATTTAAAATGAATTAACTGATTACCGGTATTTTAATTTGGAATAAAGTTaaaatttcggttttcaaaattcaaaatgaaTGTACCTAACTTATATTTAAAATCAATTAACTAATTGGGATTGATTGCGAGGAAAAATacttcaaaggtttctgacttatatttgattaaatagatataggTTTATCTACAAAAgtaatcaataaaagtcacaaagTATCATTCACCATGCCTTGTTGTGGATCTTAACGGTCTACACATAtatgtgtgtataaggtccaaaaAATCGTTGCCTTTTTCAGGGTTACATATGAATGGTCTTTTGTCAGCCTGcaaagtaagcatgattcgcatacatgtcaaatgattccaagatatCGTTCGATTGAAGCTTGGTGATAAGTTTCTTTTTTATATGGACAAGACGACGATGCTACATACATGATTTATCCAAAACATTTTCGGAAGAATCAATGTTTATGATTAGATTATTTGATTTACTAACACAAATAACATTTTCATACGTACCATTGCAAAGGCTAgcttaaaactaaaaatgaccTTTCTTATAAAACAAAATATCAcaattttcattatcaaaagaaaaatgaaaaccaTCATTGTACAATGCATAAAAAGAAATAATGTTGCGTGCCATATACGGCGAGTAACAACAATTTAATAATCTTAAAGTAACACCACTCCTAACCACGAGCTCGTAATCCCCACTCCTTATAACAAGTGTGtgtttgtttcttatgattgGGTTGTGCTCCATATGCTTCAGCTTCCTACTTTCCTTTACTCCTAGCATATTATAGCAAAAATGAGTACCACATCATGTACCAAGAACCCAAGAATTAGAAGTTGATGTAGTATGAAATTCAATCATAAATACACCTGAGGCACCACACTCCTTGACTTTGTCCTTCTTTAGATCCTCCATGTATTTAGGGTGACTACATTTCCAATGTCCATTTGACTGGCAGTAGAAACAAACGCCTCCTTTGTTAACTAGTAAGAGCTATCTCGAAATCGACCTTTCTCTTGAGACCTTGATTGGAGTATCCAACCAAGGTCTTTCACTTACCTTTAGGATGAGAAGCATTTTTTTCCTTTTAGCAGTACCATGGCCAATGGTCAATCATTAATATACCCAAAATGTGTACTTTCAACTTTGATTGAAATATAAAATGTCAATAATATATGAACCATGGACCATGATTAGAAATTAAAGAGTATGCCCATCAACCTTTTTACAATGTACAGGTTCCACAAACAATAtcaagaagaaaccctaatcactCTCATTTCATTGTATGCATCCGAGAGAATTAGAAGAAGAATCATTTAGATTGAGAAAGAGAATTCCAGGAAGGAGTAATGTAATCGATTTTCACAACTATGAATGTCAAATTTGGTAAGTTTGATTACATGTCTAATTTGATGTTTGTaatgattaaaaaataaaagatatatatatatatatatatatatatatatatatatatatatatatatatatatatatatatatatatagatttgcGTATCTTCTAATTTCTCGATCGCTACAACATTGATTACCATAAtgattttttatttgattttaagtGTGAATGGAAACAATATCATGAAATAAAACTTGTGATGAAAGAAATTATGCCCTAACAAAAATACGAAAAATGGATTAAAAGGGGTTTTAGAAAATACAATTCCATTATAATGGAAAATTATGAATTCAAATTTAGATAATATAGAAAGTTTTACAAACACTATTATTTTGTTAGTACTGTTGGAATATCATTTTGATGATGAATCAACCTTACAAACCATTATGTTATGCACAACCTGCTTTTTACCATACAAATAACTAATACTTAACATGATATTTTAATacctttttttttcaatatataaGAGTATGTGGGCTTTTCAATAATACATTATTTGTTGTATAATGAGTTGAATAAGCTTATAGATAACTTTATAGTGACGTACATTCATAACCATTTTCAACAAAACctttacagtttttttttttaattgcaaATATAAGTATTTTGGTTTAGTGTTAGTCTATACTATGAATTTTAGGTCCGTCCACGTTTGATTAGGAATCACCATGATCTTtaattactttttaaaatatataaatttataaaaatagtaTAGGATTTTTATTAATATGCCATCTGAGTTTATTTGTAACCAGGAACTACTTAATTACTAAccaaatataacattatattttaCCACTTTTAGgacacaaaaatataaaactatcCACGTTGCTCATAACTAAAATATCTTATATGGTTACAATCATTGTAGTAGAAAGGATGTATTGTACCTATTCATTTGATGATTACCTTGATACGTTGAAGTTAGAAAGATTTATCTTATTGGAATATTCATTTATTTTCTTCAAGGCATATAACATCTTTTCTTTTACTGTAGAATCATTTCACAACTCTAATAATACATGAATTTTATTTTCCAAGGAAATATAAATATATGTCACAAAGCATTATGAAGAATTGAAACCTATTAAGAAACTTTTACATAAACACACACTTGAATTTATCGACTAGTGCCAAGATCAAGGTTATAATTCCATCCCACTCAACGGTTTCCTCCATCTTCCATGATTAGCTTTACAATGAATATggtaaataattttattttgtatGAGTCCATGACAATCCAAGGATTGTACTTTCCAAATGGCGCCTTTTGTGTATCGTTGCTTTTTTAGAAAGTATAATTTCCACTCCATTTTTATGGTTATAATTCTTATTATATTTCAAATAAATTCTTGTCATAAGCTTAGGAAAATATATTGTGTTAGATCGCTTGGTACTAAAAGTTCACCGTTGCTCAAAGGTTGCAAACCATACATTAACTAAGTTGTGATAGTTATGCTAGAATAAATTTAAATCTCTAAATCATGAGCTGCAGTAAGCTTATTCGGCTAACTAAAATTTTCTACATCATAAAGTCATCATATACGTAACAATAATACGATCATCATATTGTTAAAGAAACATGTGTAGAATAACAATTTATAACTATACATTTGGGCTTGTCCCCACCATACTTTTGGGTGAACTTACCTTGGGTCACTAGATAATCACACGTTTTAGCTTGCATTTTTGGATCACTATATAGTGTTGGTAACCCATCTACATATCAGTACCACCAGATCATGAGTGGACCTCTACCCATACGAGATACCCATGGATAACTAGGTTTTCAAGATAAAAATCATAATCACATGTAATACTTTCTTTTATCGTTTTTGATGTAGCTTTCACTGCCACCACTTCATTAAAGTCGATAAGTTCCAATCATCCATAATTTATAACACATGGTCATGATAGGTGGTTTTACAAACGACCATACATCATTCGTTGTGTATGTTCATCCAGATTCTTCTGAAGGTATTTAAACTTAAGATGACACTCGAGATGGAAACAAGTTAAAATCCTTATGCTGTTTCTACTTTCCTGGATATCCTTGGACCTGCATAGCCCCATGAAGATATCTTCGTCTGCATATTGGAGAAAGGAAAGGTTGGGCCTGGAGTTATTCATGTCAATCcggtgaaaaaaaaaaacatgtcccTGGACGTGTGAAAGGTTGTAGGTTTATTGGGCTGCAAATTAATGTTTCTTTCCTGcgatctattcctaagcaatgccCACGACCCCAAGATTATTATGGGTTTGGACAATATCAATAGAAAATGAATGCCCAAAAGATAACAGGCTGCTTCTCTCAAGAGTCAAGACTACAAACGCTATATATAAGATTTCTGGTCATTTACCCTAGGCGTGCCAAACATATCTTCTGCCGCCGTCAGATCACGCACCTGACTGTCTGCTGAAACGCTGCTATCCGATTTTTATTTCTATGTTCCATCTCTGCAGCTCTCCATCGTCTTGTCGATTATAGAACGTTTTACCTTCTATCGTTGATGATTGCTATTTTTATCGCCGGCTCTCCGTATGTTTACACCCAAGCGCCAAAGAAGAGGAACAAATAAATAGCAATTATAAGTTGGAGATTCTTCTGGAAGATCAAATTAAACTCACCGGATAATCAAGGAAAGAAGGTAAATTGTCATTGATATATCTGATTATATAATCATAAGTCATTTTTGGCATTCAGATTGGTAAAGTCTAGACCTGTAGACCTAATCCAAAATTCTTTTTGTTGGCTTAAATATGTATATGGCAGTTTCAGCCGTCCAAGCAGGCTGTAACCAGCAACAAGGGGAAGGAGAAAATGATAGATTTACCAGCTAAAGGGACCGATATGCGGGAGTTGCCATTGAGATACCATAGTAAGGGGGTTACTATTGCCTCCCCACCAAGACCCACACCTCAAGTCCATGAAAATGCCATGATTTCCAAATCTAAAGATCAATCATCTACGGATGTGAGGACAGTAATCAAAAAACGAAAGAGGAGAAATAAGCAGCAAAATATTGTTGTACTTGAACCTTCTTCTTGGAACAGGATCTGTCCACAAGATGTGGTTGACGCTGGAATGCATCTGAATCCAGCAAAAAAGAAGCATTCTGCTTGGTTCAGTTTAACTCCTTCCTGTGATCAGTGAGCTATAAAGATCCCTTTTAAATTTAATCATATAGCTAATAGTATCTTCACCAtcttatcttttttattttcttgtcttTGATTCCGTAGGAACAGAAAGAACACTCTGCAACTTCTAGTGGAACCATACTTACAGATAATGTAAGTACATCGGCCTTTTCAGTATAATGTTGTTTAATGTTCATATAATTCACCAGTTCATTAGTTAATAAATTTTTGACATTGGTCATTGTAACTTGCATGTACTGATTAAAAACAAATTATTCTAGCATGGAGGGGAACTGTAATCCAGATGTGTCTATTCTCATGAAGTATATCGCATTGCAACTTAAGCATGTTCGCCAACAGGAGGTATCTTTTCTGATTCAATTAATTGCATATAAGTTCGGTTCCGTTCATCAAAGAAGTATCGTTCTTTTCTCATGATCTCCACCGAGTGGATTTTAGTTATACGTTTTTAAACATATATAATTTAGTAAATGTAAACTCCTTTTGAAGTGCCGAGGGGACAAAGTGCCTTGAAATATGCAGCTTTCAATGTATCATGCACAAATTGCTATAATGAACAATATTTCATAGGCAAAGGAAATTGTCCCCATGTAAATCTAATAACTAAAAAACATGAAACTGTTAGAGAGTTTGTTTTGCATTTTTTATGTGTTCTTGCATAAACATTGAACC includes these proteins:
- the LOC128126245 gene encoding uncharacterized protein LOC128126245 — protein: MIDLPAKGTDMRELPLRYHSKGVTIASPPRPTPQVHENAMISKSKDQSSTDVRTVIKKRKRRNKQQNIVVLEPSSWNRICPQDVVDAGMHLNPAKKKHSAWFSLTPSCDQNRKNTLQLLVEPYLQIIMEGNCNPDVSILMKYIALQLKHVRQQEVGIFLNGKLLAPEMKLLDVVKQWMAIVDSERKITKIGSSAENFCVKLTYA